ACCTCACCTTTTTTAAGTGTCATTGTACTTGTTAAATAAGGTTTTTGATAAAGTTCTCTATATGTTAAAAATCCTATTTCTCCACCTTTAGATTTAGTCATTTCATCTTTACTTTTCTCTTTAGCAATTTTAGCAAAATCTGCACCACCATCTAATTTCTTCTTTATAGCATCCGCTTCTTCTTTCTTCTCTACAACTATTTGTGCAAGTTTAACACCATTAGGTTTTTCTGTAAAATCATTCACATTTTTATTGTAATGTTCTTTCATTTCCTTTTCATCTACTTTTACATCTTTAGTTACACTTTCATATAATTTATTTGTAGTTAATTCTATTTGTACATTTTCTTTTATCCTAGATTTTAATTTTTCCTCTGTAAGCTTCTCTTTTTCAAGAGCCTTCTTGTAGTCCTCTTCTTTTGGGAAATTAGCTTTTATTTGTTTATAAGCTTCATCAGCTTTTTTATTTATTTCTTCGTCAGTTACCTTTACCTTTAAATCCTTAGATTTCTTTAATATAATTTCATTGCTAACTAAAACTTGAAGTAATTGCTCTCTTTGTTTTTGTAAAATTTCTTTAGCTTCTGAATTCTCTTCATATTTTTCTCCAAACTTTTCTTTTAATGCAGCATGCATAAATGCTAATCTATCATCAATTTCTCCTCTAGTAATCACTTTACCATTTACTTTGGCAACTTTACTTTTAGCTACAGATTCAGGTGTTTTTTGTACCATTTTACAACCTGTTAATCCAACTGTTATTGAAAATGCTAAAACAATACTTACAACTTTCTTTGTATTCTTCACTTTACTTCCCCCGATTCATATCTATTTTTTTATTATCTATCTGTATATCCTTGAATAAAATTCATATTCTACAAAATTTATTCTATCACAAATATTACCTATTTAAAACTATACTTTTAAAGTCTTTTAGAATTTTTATTAAATTCTCCAATAAATCTTCCTTTTTTATATTTTTTAAATTATAAGCTATTATAGGCTCTTCGCCCATTTTAATTATAAGTTCTTTTCTATATTCAGATAAAACTTTTTTAATAATATCTTTTGAAAGCTTATCTTTATTTAAAAACTGCATATTAACTCTATCTTTAACCTCTTTAATTTCTACTATTCCTATTGAATTTGCAACGCTTTTTAAGTAAGCTATATTAATAAGATTATTAACTGGTACTGGAATATCTGAGAATCTATCTTCAATTTCTTCTTGTATATCCATCAATTCATCCATAGACGATATAGATGCAATTTTTTTATAAACTTCGATTTTTTGTGTTTCATCCTTAATATATCCACTAGGGATATATGCATCTATTTTAATTTCTATGGTTGTTTCAATTTCTTCTTTTTCTATATCACCCTTGATTTTACTTATAGTATCTTCTAACATACGACAATATAGATCATATCCAACAGAAGACATATGTCCATGCTGGGACGATCCCATCATATTACCTGCACCTCTTATTTCTAAATCTCTCATAGCAATTTTAAAACCAGATCCTAGTTCTGTAAATTCCTTTATTGCTTTTAATCTTTTCTCTGCTACCTCTGTTAGGACTTTGTCTTTTTTATAAGTAAAATATGAGTAAGCTAATCTATTAGAACGTCCAACTCTTCCTCTTAGCTGATAAAGCTGAGATAATCCCATTTTATCTGCATCATATATTATCATTGTGTTAGCATTTTGAACATCTATACCAGTTTCTATAATTGTAGTACATAGAAGAAGGTCATATTTTTGTTCTATAAAATCTATCATTATATTTTCTAATTCCCGTTCACTCATCTGCCCATGTGCCACAGCTATCCTTGCTTCCGGAACTAATTTATGCAAATATGAACTCATATCTAATATAGTTTCTACCCTGTTGTATACAAAGAATATCTGTCCATCACGACTAATCTCCCTTAGAATTGCATCTCTAATAAGTTGTTCATTAAATTCAACAACATAAGTTTGAATTGGATATCTTTCTTCTGGTGGAGTTTCTATAACACTAATATCCCTCACCCCTGTCAAGGACATATGTAATGTTCTTGGGATAGGTGTTGCTGATAAAGTTAGGACATCAATGTTTTTCTTTAACTCTTTCACTTTTTCCTTATGTTTCACTCCAAATCTTTGTTCTTCATCTACAATCAAAAGACCTAAATCTTTAAAGATAACATCTTTCTGTAATATTTTATGTGTACCTATAATAATATCTAAATTTCCTTCTTTTAATAATTGTAATGCCTTCTTTTGTTCAGCTGGTGTCCTAAATCTAGAAAGCATATCTATTTTTACAGGAAAATCACTAAATCTTTTTAAAAAATTATTATAATGTTGTTTTGCTAATATAGTTGTGGGAACTAAAACTGCCACCTGTTTGCCATCCATCACGGATTTAAAGGCAGCCCTTAGCGCCACTTCAGTTTTTCCATATCCAACATCCCCACAAAGTAGCCTATCCATAGGTTTATTGGATTGCATATCTTTTTTTATGTCTTCTATAGCAGTTAGCTGATCAGGGGTCTCTTGAAATGGAAATTCCTCCTCAAATTGTTTTTGCCAAACAGTATCCTTTGAAAAAGCATAACCTTTTAGTATACTTCTTGCTGCATACAATTTTATCAATTCTTCTGCTATATCTTCTATAGATTTTTTTACTTTCCGTTTAGCCTTTGTCCACTCAGCACTACTTAACTTTGTAACCTTAGGTGATTTCCCTTCCGAACCGATATATTTTTGTACAAGATCCAATTGTTCTACAGGTACGTAAAGTATATCATTACCGCCATAGGCAACTTGAAGATAATCTTTTTTATGGTTTCCAACTTCAAGCTGCTTAATTCCTCTATATACACCTATACCGTGGTTTACATGAACTACATAGTCACCTAACTTTAATTCAGTAAAACTCTTTATTTTTGATATACCCTTTTGAGACGTTTTACTGCTTCTCAACTTTCTTTTAGATTCACCAAAAACACCTTTATCTGATATAACACAAAGCTTTAAATCTGGATAATCATAACTTTTTAGTTGACTTCCGTAGCTTACAACGACTTCCCCGTTATGTATCTCATCAACTAAATCTTTATAAACACTTTCCACTCCTCTATCTATTAAAGTATCTATTAACCTTTGTCCTCTACTTTTAGTTCCAGATAATATTAATATTTTATATTGCTTTTTCTTTTTATCTCTAATATCATCTATTAGCAGATCAAGTTGTCCATGATAATCATTTAATGTTATTTGAGTAAAGGATACTATGGATTTTGGAGCAAATTCTTTTAAAGTTTTAGGCATAGAGCTAACTGTAATCATCTCTTTTTCTTCTAATATCCCTTTAAGCATATCTCTGCTTATAATTAATTCACCTTGTCTAGGTAGTATATTTCCTCTGCTCAAAAAATTCTCATAGTTTTCATTGAACTCCATATAAAGGCTCTCTATTTTACCCGAACATCTCTGTGGATCATCCATTACTAAAAAAGCACCTTTAAAGTAATCAAAAAAAGTTGAGGTTTTTTCATAGAAATATGGTATATAACTGTCTATTGTCTCAAAACTCCATCTTTCTTTTAAAGATTCTAAATTACTCTTTATTATTCCATTTATCTTTTCTACTTCTTCATTTTTCTTACTATCCTTGAATTTATCTGATAAAATGTTTAAGTCTTCTTTTATCGCATTATATCCTTTATTAAGATTTTCATTATAAAGAATTATCTCTTTTGCTGGAAAAATCTCTATAGTATAACACTTTTCTATACTCCTCTGTGTCTCAGCACTAAATGTTCTGATAGAATCTATCTCATCATCGAAAAGTTCAATTCTATAAGGCATATCAGCTATAGGAGGGAATATATCTATTATTCCTCCTCTTATAGAGAATTGACCCTTATTCTCAACAGTTAGACTTCTTTCATATCCACATTGAACGAGCTTTTCACTTAATTCTTTTATATCTAATATATCTCCTACTGAAAGCTTAAATATATTCTCTTTAAATAAATCTACAGGGGTGTAAACAGAAGCTAATGCATCTACACAAGTTATAAGTACACTATTTTTTCCTTGTAGAACTTCTTTTAAAACCCGTAATCTTTCCCATCTTAAATCACCAGAAATAGCATCTATATTATAAAACACTAATTCTTTAGTGGGAAAATAACTTAAATTAGGTATATATAAGTTTAAATCTTCATAAAGATTTCTAGCCTCTACGTCGCTGTGAGTAATAATTAGTATTGGCTTATTTATTTTATTATATAATCCACTTATTAAATAAGCTTTTGCTGATTCTGATATGCCATAAATTCCTACAGGAAAGTTATTCTTATCTATATTTTTATTTATTTCAAGAAACTTATCACTCTCGAGTAGTGGCTGCATTAATCCTTTTAATCTCATAATATTACACCTCTTAATCTAAGCAATCACTTCATTACTCAGCAATAAAACCATTATATTTATTCATGGCTTCAGGAACACCTTCACTTATGATTGTTTTTACTATTTCTGGACACACATTTAATACACCTTCAACTTTCGCTCTTCCCTCTTTAGAAAATCTTCCTAAAACATGAGACACGAGCTCCCCCCTAGGTGCACCTACCCCTATTTTAATTCTAGGGAAATCGTCTGTACCTATCTTTTTTATGATATCCTTTATTCCGTTATGACCACCCGCACTGCCCTTAGCTCTTATCCTAACTCTACCTTCATCCAAACTAATATCATCATATAGTACTATTATGTTTTGTGAAGGGATATTAAAATAATCTGAAGCTAATATAACACTATCACCACTTAGGTTCATATATGTGGAAGGTTTTAAAAGAATGACCTTCTCCATTCCTATTCTGACTTCTCCATATAATCCTTTAAATTTTTCCCTATCAATGCCAAGTTTATACTCCTTTGCTAAAATATCTATTGCATCAAACCCTGCATTATGTCGCGTTTTATCATATTCCTTTCCAATGTTTCCAAGTCCAATTACTAAATACATTTTGACCTCCAACATACCTCTTTAAAATTTATAAAAATAATTAGCATGCATATGCATGCTAATTATTTATTTTAAATTATTTAGTGTATTACTTCAAGCTATAAGCACTTATATCATTATAAATAATTTCACCATTTCTCCAAATTTTCAAAATCAATCTATCATCTTTTTTATGATTACTTACAATCTCAACCAGCTGAGCTAAATCTTTAATTTCCTTATCATTCACTGCCAATATTATATCTGTTGGTCTAATTTTAGCAATCTCACCTATACTCCCCTTACAAACTTTTTGTATATAAAGGCCTTTAACTCCATCATTAGAAGTAGGAACTGTGCCTTTTCCCATTATTCCTATATTCTTTATAACTGTATTATTATTATTTAATATATTCTCTACAATTTCCTGTACTTCTGTAATTTTTAAAGCACTATAAGTTATTTCTGGGGAAAGCTTAACTTTAGGTGCAAAATTTATTCCTATTAAGTTACCACCCTCATTATACATAAAAATATTATCAGTTTCTTCTCTTCTTAGTATATTGGTTATTATTACATTAATAAGACTTTTACCTTTAATAGATGTATTACTATTACCAAATATCTTCTTATGGATGCCTTCAACACTTCCTTGAAATATTTCTACATCCTCTAATTTACTCTTTTCTTCTATAACTATAACCCTATCACCTTTAGATGTATTGTCTATTATGTCTGGAAAATCAATCTTACCAACATCCACCTTAATAACACCAATCTTACTTAAAGAATCTTTACCTATGAACTCTCCATGACGTATAACCTTATTAAAAAACTGAATTTCAATGTTTTCTTTTAGGTTTATATTATCAGAACAAGTTATTATATGTCCATCATCTCTATAAACTACACCCAACCTCTTCTTATTTCCATTTTTTATTACAACAATGCCTTTTTCAATTTTGTTTAAAGCATGTTTGTTGTTTTCTAATATCTCTTTTTTAGAAATAATCTTCTTGTTTTCGAATTTAGTAGTTAGCTTTTTATTAGTTAGATTTATAGTTTTAGTCTTATTATCATTTTTCATATATGCACTTATAAACATTCCTGACACTACAGTAACTGTAATAATAAAAGTGGTTCTTATAAAATAATTAATCCTTTTTTGTTTTTTACTTTTTCTAAATTCTATATTTTTTTGCACCGTATTAACATTTTGTTTTTTGTCAAACTTCTTAGTAATAAGTCTAGATTTTTTCTTCACCTTATCACTTCCTGTTTAAAATGTTTAATTCTTTTTAGACTTATCCAAAGTAAAGGAAAAGCATACACCTTTATCTATATTTTGTGCCCATATTTCTTGATTAAGTTGTGATAAAATTTCCCTTACTATAGAAAGTCCTAAGCCTGTACTCACTTTAGCCGTTCTAGATTTATCACCTCTATAAAACCTTTCCCATAACTTGTTTAGAGTATCCTCAGGTATAGGATCACTTTCATTATATATAGAAATTATAGCTTTTTTGGATTTACTTTTACAATTTATCTTTATTTCAGCTTCATCTTTAGAGTACTTAATAGCATTGTCTAATAAGTTTGTAATTACTTGCACAAGCCTATCTTTATCTGCAACTACCAAAAGCTTGTCATTATCAAAACATACATCTACTTTTAAATCTTTTTCTCTTATCTTAGTTTCAAATTTTAGAACTGTAACCCTTATAATTTCATTTATATCAACATCTTCTACAATTAATTTAAACTTACCATCTTGTAATGCAGAAAGATCTAAAAGTTCATTAACCAAACGAGTTAGACGTTGAATTTCTTCATAAGCCAATTTTAAATAGTATCTTTCTTTTTCCTTTGGTATAATTCCATCTATTATTCCACCTATAAATCCTTTTATAGAAGTTATAGGTGAACGTATTTCATGAGATACATTGGATATAAACTGCCTTCTATTATCCTCAACCTTTTCCAAAAAATCTGCCATATAATTAAATGAACTTGCAAGCTCACCAATTTCATCGTCGGCCTTTATAGTTACCCTCTTTTCTACTTCTCCTCTTGATATCTTTCTTGCAACTTGATTTATCTCTCCCAAAGGTTTTACTATTATTCTTTGAGAAAATCTATAAATTATTATACACGATATTATTATTCCCAAAATTACTGATATCCATATTATTTCGTATACTCCATTTAAGGGCTCCGTAATTTCTGTCATAGGTGTATTCATTATAATGGCTCCCGCAAACTCTTTTGCAGGTGTAAATATAGGAATTTCTATACTATGAATTAAATTGTTATATATTTGCCCATAAGTACCCTTCTTCTCAATTATTTTTCTTTTTTTTAGGTCTTCAATATCTTTTATAAAAAGTTGATTTCCTATTAATTTTTTATGTGAAGAGTTAGAAACAGCATATATATACCCCCAATTATCCACTATCCATATATCAGCATTTAAATAACCACCTATAAACTCTAAAGTTTCTTCCACAGATTCTGGAGTTGTTTCATTTTTTATATATCTTAGTGCTAGCTGACTTATTATAACTGATTGACTTTCCAATTGCTCTTTTCTTTGTTTAAAATAATAAGTTTCAAACCAAAAGGAAAGAAATGTAGCTAATATAACAAAACTCAAAGATATTATAAGCGTATATGTAGCTAGCATTTTAGTAAATAATCCTCTTTTTTTCATCTACTTTACCTCAAATTTATAACCTACACCCCAAACTGTTTCAATTTGCCAACTATCAGCGCCTTGTAGCTTCTCTCTTAATCTTTTTACGTGAACATCTACAGTTCTTGAATCACCTGGGTAATCATACCCCCAAACTTCGCATAATAGTTGTTCTCTTGTAAACACTTTATTTTTATTTAATGCTAAAAAGTATAAAAGCTCAAATTCTTTTGGAGGCATTTTTACTTCTGCTTCTTTGTATGTTACATTATATGAGTTAATATCTATTTCCAAATCTTCAAAATTTAAAACTTCTTTATTAGTTCCTTCTAAATTATACCTTCTAAGTACAGCTTTAACTCTTGCTAATAATTCTTTAGGTTCGAAAGGTTTTACCATGTAATCATCAGCTCCAAGTTCAAGACCTAGAACCTTATCAAAAGTATCACCCTTTGCCGTTAAAAGAATTATAGGAGTTTCTGAATCTTTTCTAATAGCTTTAAGTACATCGATACCATCTACATAAGGTAACATTATATCTAAAATCATTAGGTCAGGTTTATATACACCAAACTTCTCTATAGCATCTCTACCGTTATGAACCATATCTGTTTCATATCCTGAATTCTCTAAATACATCTTTATTACTTCACATATATTTTCATCATCATCTACTATTAAAACTCTTGCGATTGACCCTTCCACCCTAAACTCCTCCTTTTAAAACTTATAATAT
The nucleotide sequence above comes from Hathewaya histolytica. Encoded proteins:
- a CDS encoding peptidylprolyl isomerase, which codes for MKNTKKVVSIVLAFSITVGLTGCKMVQKTPESVAKSKVAKVNGKVITRGEIDDRLAFMHAALKEKFGEKYEENSEAKEILQKQREQLLQVLVSNEIILKKSKDLKVKVTDEEINKKADEAYKQIKANFPKEEDYKKALEKEKLTEEKLKSRIKENVQIELTTNKLYESVTKDVKVDEKEMKEHYNKNVNDFTEKPNGVKLAQIVVEKKEEADAIKKKLDGGADFAKIAKEKSKDEMTKSKGGEIGFLTYRELYQKPYLTSTMTLKKGEVTTPVKDEDGFHIVKVLDKTDYPAKKYEEVKERINEKLIAEKKLKTWEENMKKWKEEVKAKTYEDNLK
- a CDS encoding S1C family serine protease — its product is MKKKSRLITKKFDKKQNVNTVQKNIEFRKSKKQKRINYFIRTTFIITVTVVSGMFISAYMKNDNKTKTINLTNKKLTTKFENKKIISKKEILENNKHALNKIEKGIVVIKNGNKKRLGVVYRDDGHIITCSDNINLKENIEIQFFNKVIRHGEFIGKDSLSKIGVIKVDVGKIDFPDIIDNTSKGDRVIVIEEKSKLEDVEIFQGSVEGIHKKIFGNSNTSIKGKSLINVIITNILRREETDNIFMYNEGGNLIGINFAPKVKLSPEITYSALKITEVQEIVENILNNNNTVIKNIGIMGKGTVPTSNDGVKGLYIQKVCKGSIGEIAKIRPTDIILAVNDKEIKDLAQLVEIVSNHKKDDRLILKIWRNGEIIYNDISAYSLK
- the mfd gene encoding transcription-repair coupling factor, which encodes MRLKGLMQPLLESDKFLEINKNIDKNNFPVGIYGISESAKAYLISGLYNKINKPILIITHSDVEARNLYEDLNLYIPNLSYFPTKELVFYNIDAISGDLRWERLRVLKEVLQGKNSVLITCVDALASVYTPVDLFKENIFKLSVGDILDIKELSEKLVQCGYERSLTVENKGQFSIRGGIIDIFPPIADMPYRIELFDDEIDSIRTFSAETQRSIEKCYTIEIFPAKEIILYNENLNKGYNAIKEDLNILSDKFKDSKKNEEVEKINGIIKSNLESLKERWSFETIDSYIPYFYEKTSTFFDYFKGAFLVMDDPQRCSGKIESLYMEFNENYENFLSRGNILPRQGELIISRDMLKGILEEKEMITVSSMPKTLKEFAPKSIVSFTQITLNDYHGQLDLLIDDIRDKKKKQYKILILSGTKSRGQRLIDTLIDRGVESVYKDLVDEIHNGEVVVSYGSQLKSYDYPDLKLCVISDKGVFGESKRKLRSSKTSQKGISKIKSFTELKLGDYVVHVNHGIGVYRGIKQLEVGNHKKDYLQVAYGGNDILYVPVEQLDLVQKYIGSEGKSPKVTKLSSAEWTKAKRKVKKSIEDIAEELIKLYAARSILKGYAFSKDTVWQKQFEEEFPFQETPDQLTAIEDIKKDMQSNKPMDRLLCGDVGYGKTEVALRAAFKSVMDGKQVAVLVPTTILAKQHYNNFLKRFSDFPVKIDMLSRFRTPAEQKKALQLLKEGNLDIIIGTHKILQKDVIFKDLGLLIVDEEQRFGVKHKEKVKELKKNIDVLTLSATPIPRTLHMSLTGVRDISVIETPPEERYPIQTYVVEFNEQLIRDAILREISRDGQIFFVYNRVETILDMSSYLHKLVPEARIAVAHGQMSERELENIMIDFIEQKYDLLLCTTIIETGIDVQNANTMIIYDADKMGLSQLYQLRGRVGRSNRLAYSYFTYKKDKVLTEVAEKRLKAIKEFTELGSGFKIAMRDLEIRGAGNMMGSSQHGHMSSVGYDLYCRMLEDTISKIKGDIEKEEIETTIEIKIDAYIPSGYIKDETQKIEVYKKIASISSMDELMDIQEEIEDRFSDIPVPVNNLINIAYLKSVANSIGIVEIKEVKDRVNMQFLNKDKLSKDIIKKVLSEYRKELIIKMGEEPIIAYNLKNIKKEDLLENLIKILKDFKSIVLNR
- the pth gene encoding aminoacyl-tRNA hydrolase, which translates into the protein MYLVIGLGNIGKEYDKTRHNAGFDAIDILAKEYKLGIDREKFKGLYGEVRIGMEKVILLKPSTYMNLSGDSVILASDYFNIPSQNIIVLYDDISLDEGRVRIRAKGSAGGHNGIKDIIKKIGTDDFPRIKIGVGAPRGELVSHVLGRFSKEGRAKVEGVLNVCPEIVKTIISEGVPEAMNKYNGFIAE
- a CDS encoding response regulator transcription factor encodes the protein MEGSIARVLIVDDDENICEVIKMYLENSGYETDMVHNGRDAIEKFGVYKPDLMILDIMLPYVDGIDVLKAIRKDSETPIILLTAKGDTFDKVLGLELGADDYMVKPFEPKELLARVKAVLRRYNLEGTNKEVLNFEDLEIDINSYNVTYKEAEVKMPPKEFELLYFLALNKNKVFTREQLLCEVWGYDYPGDSRTVDVHVKRLREKLQGADSWQIETVWGVGYKFEVK
- a CDS encoding sensor histidine kinase gives rise to the protein MKKRGLFTKMLATYTLIISLSFVILATFLSFWFETYYFKQRKEQLESQSVIISQLALRYIKNETTPESVEETLEFIGGYLNADIWIVDNWGYIYAVSNSSHKKLIGNQLFIKDIEDLKKRKIIEKKGTYGQIYNNLIHSIEIPIFTPAKEFAGAIIMNTPMTEITEPLNGVYEIIWISVILGIIISCIIIYRFSQRIIVKPLGEINQVARKISRGEVEKRVTIKADDEIGELASSFNYMADFLEKVEDNRRQFISNVSHEIRSPITSIKGFIGGIIDGIIPKEKERYYLKLAYEEIQRLTRLVNELLDLSALQDGKFKLIVEDVDINEIIRVTVLKFETKIREKDLKVDVCFDNDKLLVVADKDRLVQVITNLLDNAIKYSKDEAEIKINCKSKSKKAIISIYNESDPIPEDTLNKLWERFYRGDKSRTAKVSTGLGLSIVREILSQLNQEIWAQNIDKGVCFSFTLDKSKKN